The genomic interval ATCCTCAATTACATGTCCAACATAATCAATGCCTCTTTCTCTACACCACTGACCAATCTGCATTGCAAAGTTATTGCCATATAATGATGAAACGTGATTCATATAGTGATAACGTGCTTTCGCAGTATTGTTACCAGCATCTACCCACAAACCAGGAAGTAAAACTGCAAAAGATTCTCCTGCTTCCGTTGATAATTCATCAAGAAGTCCTACATCCCACGGCAATGCAACATCAAATCTACCAATACTACCATCACCATCCAAAACATTTCTAAACTGAGGTTCATCAGAAAAAAAGCCAGCAAATGTCGTTCCAAAATCTTCTTTATAGTGCTTATAATGTGGTTCATAAACAATATCTATAAGAGCTCTTGTAGCTTCTTTTGAAATCATATTCATATGTGTTTGTTCTTCACCATTTTCTCTTGTCATTACAAATACAAACACATACCAATAACCTTGTGGTACATCCCAATATAGAATACCATCTACAATATTACTGGTAACTTCAATACAATCACTCACTTCAAATGCTTTGTTCTCTCTTTTTGCTGCAACCACTGCTACTATCTCATCTTCATCGTCCTTTAGTAAGTCCCCTACTAAAAATGATGCACCCTTTTGTTCTCCAACAGCAGATATAATTTCTTTTCTTATAAACCACTTTCTATGTTGTGGAAAATCACTTAATAATTTTCCTGCAAGTCTTCCAGTAGGAAATCTTATGTCATCAAGAACCCATACCTTAATGGAATTTTCACGAGCAATCTCCATGATAATATCCATATCTTTCCACCATTTTTCTGCCATAAAATCAGGATGGATGCGTGATTCCACGCAAACACCTTTAATTCCTGATTCTATAATCTTCTCCATTCTATTTCTTAGAGTAGGTTCATCTTCACCATGAACCCATAAGAATGGAAATATATGATTCTTACTTATATTATTAATATCATTCATAATTTTCTCCTACTCTAGTCCATTACTTGAATAAGTAAAAACGTAATTACCCGAACCTAAAGTAATCACTAACTCATTATTTTCAATTTCATATTTAACAGTCTCATCCAAATCCTGCTCACAAATTCCTGGTAGATAAACTTTTGCAGTTGTGTTACATGGTATGGCTAATGACACAGTTATAGTTTCTTCATTAATTTCCCACATTGATTCTATACGACCATATAATGTATTAATGCCACCTTTGGCAAAACTTAATAATCTATTAGGTTTTGGTGCAATATTAAATGTTTGAAATCCACTGTTTGGCGTAATACCTAGAACAACTTCAAATAGCCATTGAGCAATAGAACCATATGCATAATGATTAAATGAGTTCATTGTACCAGGATTAATAGATCCATCTGGCAACAAACTATCCCATCTTTCCCATATTGTAGTTGCTCCCATATTTATTTGATACAGCCACCCTGGACATTCTTCATTAAGTAACATACGATAGGCATCTTCATTATAACCATTCTTACTTAATACATGAGCTATGTAAGGTGTTCCTACAAATCCTGTTGTTATACGGTGTTCTTCTCTTCTAACTAACTCTACTAAATGCTTTGCTGCTATTTTAACATTTTTTTCATCTAACAAATGAAAATGTAACGCCAAAGTATAAGCTGTTTGTGTTTCCCCCGAAACTCTACCTGACTCTGTGACAAATTCATAATTAAATGTTTGTTTAATCCGCTCTGCTAAATCAGTATATTCTTCAATATCATCAGAATATCCTAATATCTGAGCTGATTTTACCAATATAGTTGTTGAATAATAAAACATCGCAGTCGCAATCAAATCTTTTGGTGTTGCACCATGTCTGGTAGACAAACCATAACCATCTTTTGCTAACCAATCATTAAATTGGAACCCTGTATTCCATAAGGTTTCTGTTTCACCCTGAGCCCTAATGTACTCAACCCATTTTTTCATGCTATCGTACTGTCGTTCTAATATTGTTTGATCTTTGTAAAAACGATACAGAGTATAAGGAACTATAGTTGCAGCATCTCCCCATGCACTACAAGTTCCTGAATTTCTCATAACATCCGGAACAACAAAAGGAACAGCTCCATTGGGTAATTGATCAAATATCACATCTTTTAACCACTTATCATAGAATGTGACTGACATAGCATTATAACAAGCTGTAGCTGCAAATACCTGAGTATCTGCTGTCCATCCCAGTCTTTCATCTCGTTGAGGACAGTCAGTTGGAACATCAACAAAGTTACCCTTTTGTCCCCATACAATATTTTCATATAACTTATTTACCTTGTCATTAGAACAGGAAAACATGCCATTATATTCAATATCTGAACTAATAACTATACCTTTAAATTGATTAATATCAATATCACCAGGATATTCTTCTATTTTTACATATCTAAAGCCAAAAAAAGTAAAATGAGGTTCAAATGTTTCAACACCTTCACCCTTTAATGTATATAGTACTTCTGTTTTCGCACTACGCATATTAATATTATAGAACTCATTATTGAGCATTATTTCCCCATGCTTTAAGTAAATTCTATCTCCTTTATTACCTTGGGCACTTACTTTAACCCCTCCTACCATATTTTGACCAAAATCAAGGACTTTGTCCCCATTAGGTGTTGTAATAAGCTCTATTGGGGAAATTTCATCAATTACTCGAACCCCTGGAGTTACTTGCCCTACTATATCAAATTGATTTTCAGGTTTATATACTCTTACCCATGATAATTCATCATAGTTTTTAGTACTCTCTTTTCTAGCATCATAATACTCGCCATCGTATATTCCTGAGAAAAGAATAGCGCTTTGATCACTTTTCCATGATGCATCTGTAGCAATAATCTGTGACTGTCCATCTGCATACTTTACTTCAATCTGTGCTAACATAGCAACTGTGTCACCATATCGATTCTCCGGTCTTCCATCTTTTTTAAATCCTATTCTTCCCATATACCACCCACTACCTAGAGTAATGGCAATCTCATTTTCACCTTTTACAAGCATATCTTTAATATCATATGTTTGATATTGTAAGTGATGGTTATATGATGTCCAACCAGGCGCTAAAAGATCTTGGTTAACTTTATTATTATTAATTGCTGATTGATACATTCCCAAAGAAGTTATATACATTCTTGCTGACGTTGGTGTATCAGTTAGAACAATATTCTTTTTTAAAATTGGGCATTGTTCATTTGCATGAAATTTCACATCTGATGTTATCCATTTACCCAACCACTGGGTATCTAAAAATCCCATTTCAAAATATGCTACATCACTAAATGCTGATGCACCCTCATTAGTTTCAACCATTACACGCCAATATACTCGATCAAAAGCTGATAATTCTACTCCTTTATAAACAATTTGATTTGATTGATTTGAACTAACTAGACCTGTGTCCCATATCAAATATCTTTCTTCAAAATTTTCATTATTAGAACATTGTATTTGATAAGCTCTTTGAATAACATTCTTTTTTTTCGATACTATCTCCCATGAAAAACGTGGCTTCTTCACATCAATTCCAATTGGATTTCTTTGGTATTCACATTTAAGATCTATACATTTCATATTTTTTCTCCTATTTGTGCTTCTTATTTTGTTCCACTAGCATATTTAGTTATTTTAGTATTATTTCCAATTTTTTTCTAGGTTGATTCAGCTATTTTTAGGGGGGTATTTATATATCAAATACAATTTGTATAGTTTATGCGATATTATTAAAAGACTGTTTAAAAAAAGAAAAACATTTTATCAAGTTTTAAATTTTCCAGATAAAATATTTTTGTTTGTTACAGTTTTTTTATTTTTTTCTATATTTACTTGGCGTCATACCAACTATTTTTTTAAATATATAATTAAAAAATTTAATATCTTTATAGCCTACTTTATTGGCTATTTCAATTACTTTATAATCATTTGGACTTTTTAATAATTTACAAGCCTCCTTTATTCTTATTTTTTGAACATAGTTTATCAAAGATATACCAACCGTTTTCTTGAATAATTTTGAAAAATAATCAGGAGTATAACCATAGGTTTTAGCCATATTGGTTAATGTAATATGGCAACTATAATTAATTTCAATATAGTTAATAACTCTTGAAATTATATTTTTATTTTTCTCATCAACATAATTTTTAGGTTCCTCTTTATATTTATATAAACGAAATATTATAACTAACAATTCAACAATATAAACCCTTAGCATTTGTACATACCCCGGTTCACCTGTTAAATATTCTCTTAACATTTTATCAAATATTTCTTCAATATTTGAATTACCATCTTCTGCCACTCTAATAATTTCATTAGGGTGATTATCTGGAAAAAGCTCTTTTAATAGATAATTATTCCTAAAATAACTTAAATTGTTTTTACCATTTAATTTATCATCAATAAAGTTATCTTTAAAGAGACAGTTATATATAATTAGTGGACTATATTTTACCTTTTTGTTATAACAAAATTCATGAGGTGTATGACTATTAATAATAAACAAGTCTCCTTTAGTCACTTCAATTAGTTGATCATTTATTCTGTGGAAACCTGTTCCTTCTACTACATAAGCAATTTCAATGCCATCATGTAAATGATAATGGGATTTTACTGATTCTAAATTGCGATTAATATAGAAATTTTGTCCTTTTCTAAAATGAACTTTTTTAATTTTTTGTTCCGAATAATTATTTTTCACAACAGGAACCTCCTATATAGAACACTTTTATATCCATTTTATCCTAGTCTATAAAGCATTTTTTGTCAATTTCGTTATTTTTGATAATATAGATAATCACTTCTTAAAATAAATTAAATCGACCCATATAAATTATTTAAAAGAAACTGTTACATTAGCAATTAGATTTACTAATGTAACAGTTCTTTTTTACAGTTTTTATTCATCTATTTACCAATAAGATTCCCATCTACTTCCTCACTGGTCTTATATACTTAAAATATCGTTCTGAATCAAAATAAAAATAAATTATTCTACCTGGGGAAGTATCAAAGCAGTAATCAGTGCCTGTAAAATCAAAAGTTGCCATTGCCTTTTCAATCTTTTCCTCCACACTACGATTTTCCTGCTCATAATCGAATGGTCCATGTTCAAAAACAATATACTCAGCTTTGGGAACATCAATCATAAGCATTTGTGGTGGTACTTCTCCTTTATAATCAAAAGGAAGTCGTACACCATAACACTCTATACGTGGAATACCCCAATCGCAGAGTCTACCGTCTGGATCATTAATATACGCCATAATCTGACCGCCGCCGCAGTTAGATTCGCTTCCACCATCGTCATCCAATTTGCCCTTGATACTATCGAGTAAACCGCAAATCGTTTCGCAGTCCTGTCCTGGTATAAGACTTTGCTTTTGCCAAAAATCCCAATACCCATTACTCTCATAGTTTTTAATGTGCAAAAATTTGTGTGCGGGTATAGTTACAAAATAAATTTTAACATCTTCTGTAGATTTCATCATCCCAATCTCTCCCAATCCTAAAAAGTAGCGGTCAAAAGGGTTTATTTTTGTACGAAGAACGACAGGCCTAGGTTTTTTTCGGTATTCACTTGGAGTTACACCATATGTTCCCTTAAAAGCTCTAGTAAAAGCTTCATGTGATGAATAACCATAATCAAAAGCAATATCCAAAAGACTTTTTTCACTATCCCGAACTTCTTTTAGAGCAAAGGCTAATTTTCTATTCCGTAGATAATCCCTAAATTGCATACCCGATATTTCTTTGAATTTTCTTGTTGTATAAAATTCTGAATAACCCAGCCTGCGAGAAAGAAATTGTAGTGTCAAGGCATGGCCATTATAATTTTTTATACATCTGTCAATTTCATCAACGATTATTTGAATTTGTTTCTGCCACTCGTACATTCGTCTATTCACCTCATTTCAATCGCCCTACATTTATTATAAAGAAACAGAAAGATTACTGCTTGATTCTACTTGCTATTTATCTATCTCATGTCATAGCAGAAATTACTGATGATTTTTATATTGAAAGTTATAAATTATAATTCAGATTCTATAATTGAATTAATTCTTTCTTTGAGTAAATTATTGTTAAATTCAGAATTATCAATTTTATACTTAATCAGTTCAAGTGAATCATAAACATCTCTTTCAAGTCTACTTCTTGCTTCAAGAACTTGTATAACTCCATCTAACTCCTTTAAATTGTTAGCTAAACCATAGCCTTGGTTTGTATAATAATTCAAAAATCCTTCAAACCATTCTTTTGACCTTTCATTTACAACTCTATTAAAAGATGTTTTAATATCCTTCTGTTCTACATATATTAACATAGGATTTAATGGAGTAATTTTCTCAGCTAAACTATTGATATAATTCATAGTAACATCTTTAGGAGTATTATTTCTAATCATACTAACTGTTACTGGATTCTGAATGAAACAACACTCAAATATAACGACCTTATCATTCTTACCATAATTATTGACAAAATCATTCCATTTACTTAATATCAATTCTGTATGAACATCTATAGGCAATTCATATATATCATTCTTAATAATATCATTAATTATTTCGTCTTCATATGTTATTTTTTGTTCTTCAATAGCCTTTCTATATGGAATCAGGTAACCATTATGATATTTGATTTTTATCTTATTCAATATATCTATGCTTCCTGAATGAACTTGTTGCAATATATTAAAGTTCTCATTATCAAAATAAGCTACTCCATCAAAATCTGCTGGATGATTATAATTCCCTTCACAATAAATCTCTACATTAAATCCTTTGTCTTTAAGAATGTCGTATACCACTTGAGCTGTAGTCGATTTTCCCGCCCCTGGTAAGCCCTCTATAATAATTAATTTAGTTGTCATTTTTTATCTCCCTTGTTCCACCAATGTTGTTGATTCATAAAATCATTATTCTATTTCTTTACTTTTTTTGCTTAGTAGTTTCCCTAATTACTACAGAAACCGGCATAACTATTGAATCTGACAATTCCATATTCCCCTCAATACGTCCTATCAGCAACTTGGATATTTCTATCCCTTTAGTATATATATCTTGTCTAACTGTAGTCAATGCGGGAATTGTATAATTAGAAAAACTTAAATCATCAAATCCAATAATAGAAATATCATCAGGTACATTCTTACCGAATTGGTGTAAAGTCTTCATTAAACCATAAGCCATGATATCTGCTACAATAAATATGGCTGTAACATCTTTATGGTCTTTTATAAGACGATATCCAACATTGATTCCACCTTTAATAGATACCTCTTCTTCAATGACAAGACAGTCTTTAATATCTATCCCTTCTTGTGTTATAGCACTGATAAACCCTTTATATCGTTGTTGATTAACTGGAGAATAATCAAGTATTGCTGTACCTATTGCAATATTAGTATGACCAAGAGATAATAAATGTTTTGTAGCAAGATATGCCCCAAATTCATCATCGATACCTACATTTATTACCCCTTTCCTTTCATGATTATAAGAGTCTATAGTTACAATAGGAACTTCAAGAGTATAGACTTTATCCCAGAAAACCTCTTCATAACCACCCAGTATAGCAATACCATCTAGCATTCTTTTATCGGTTAATTCAATGGCTTGTTCCGCAGAACCAATACATGCAATCAAAATATCATAACCCAACATTCGAGCACTATATTCTATCCCACTGATAATTTCACTATAATAGGGATTCTCTTTTAATATAGTGCCAGGCATATTATTCTCGTAAACTTGAGGCATAAAAATCCCAATAAGATTAGATTTCCCTTTTGACAAAGTTCTTGCTGTCATATCCATTTTATAATTCAGTTTATTGACAGCTGAAAATACTTTATTTCTCGTTGCTTCTGTTGTTTTATGATCATTGTGGTTCAATACATTGGAGACTGTTGCTACAGAAACACCTGCATACTTTGCCACATCTCTCATTGTTATCTTTGCCATT from Vallitalea longa carries:
- a CDS encoding alpha-L-rhamnosidase, with protein sequence MKCIDLKCEYQRNPIGIDVKKPRFSWEIVSKKKNVIQRAYQIQCSNNENFEERYLIWDTGLVSSNQSNQIVYKGVELSAFDRVYWRVMVETNEGASAFSDVAYFEMGFLDTQWLGKWITSDVKFHANEQCPILKKNIVLTDTPTSARMYITSLGMYQSAINNNKVNQDLLAPGWTSYNHHLQYQTYDIKDMLVKGENEIAITLGSGWYMGRIGFKKDGRPENRYGDTVAMLAQIEVKYADGQSQIIATDASWKSDQSAILFSGIYDGEYYDARKESTKNYDELSWVRVYKPENQFDIVGQVTPGVRVIDEISPIELITTPNGDKVLDFGQNMVGGVKVSAQGNKGDRIYLKHGEIMLNNEFYNINMRSAKTEVLYTLKGEGVETFEPHFTFFGFRYVKIEEYPGDIDINQFKGIVISSDIEYNGMFSCSNDKVNKLYENIVWGQKGNFVDVPTDCPQRDERLGWTADTQVFAATACYNAMSVTFYDKWLKDVIFDQLPNGAVPFVVPDVMRNSGTCSAWGDAATIVPYTLYRFYKDQTILERQYDSMKKWVEYIRAQGETETLWNTGFQFNDWLAKDGYGLSTRHGATPKDLIATAMFYYSTTILVKSAQILGYSDDIEEYTDLAERIKQTFNYEFVTESGRVSGETQTAYTLALHFHLLDEKNVKIAAKHLVELVRREEHRITTGFVGTPYIAHVLSKNGYNEDAYRMLLNEECPGWLYQINMGATTIWERWDSLLPDGSINPGTMNSFNHYAYGSIAQWLFEVVLGITPNSGFQTFNIAPKPNRLLSFAKGGINTLYGRIESMWEINEETITVSLAIPCNTTAKVYLPGICEQDLDETVKYEIENNELVITLGSGNYVFTYSSNGLE
- a CDS encoding AraC family transcriptional regulator, encoding MKNNYSEQKIKKVHFRKGQNFYINRNLESVKSHYHLHDGIEIAYVVEGTGFHRINDQLIEVTKGDLFIINSHTPHEFCYNKKVKYSPLIIYNCLFKDNFIDDKLNGKNNLSYFRNNYLLKELFPDNHPNEIIRVAEDGNSNIEEIFDKMLREYLTGEPGYVQMLRVYIVELLVIIFRLYKYKEEPKNYVDEKNKNIISRVINYIEINYSCHITLTNMAKTYGYTPDYFSKLFKKTVGISLINYVQKIRIKEACKLLKSPNDYKVIEIANKVGYKDIKFFNYIFKKIVGMTPSKYRKK
- a CDS encoding helix-turn-helix transcriptional regulator translates to MYEWQKQIQIIVDEIDRCIKNYNGHALTLQFLSRRLGYSEFYTTRKFKEISGMQFRDYLRNRKLAFALKEVRDSEKSLLDIAFDYGYSSHEAFTRAFKGTYGVTPSEYRKKPRPVVLRTKINPFDRYFLGLGEIGMMKSTEDVKIYFVTIPAHKFLHIKNYESNGYWDFWQKQSLIPGQDCETICGLLDSIKGKLDDDGGSESNCGGGQIMAYINDPDGRLCDWGIPRIECYGVRLPFDYKGEVPPQMLMIDVPKAEYIVFEHGPFDYEQENRSVEEKIEKAMATFDFTGTDYCFDTSPGRIIYFYFDSERYFKYIRPVRK
- a CDS encoding LacI family DNA-binding transcriptional regulator encodes the protein MAKITMRDVAKYAGVSVATVSNVLNHNDHKTTEATRNKVFSAVNKLNYKMDMTARTLSKGKSNLIGIFMPQVYENNMPGTILKENPYYSEIISGIEYSARMLGYDILIACIGSAEQAIELTDKRMLDGIAILGGYEEVFWDKVYTLEVPIVTIDSYNHERKGVINVGIDDEFGAYLATKHLLSLGHTNIAIGTAILDYSPVNQQRYKGFISAITQEGIDIKDCLVIEEEVSIKGGINVGYRLIKDHKDVTAIFIVADIMAYGLMKTLHQFGKNVPDDISIIGFDDLSFSNYTIPALTTVRQDIYTKGIEISKLLIGRIEGNMELSDSIVMPVSVVIRETTKQKK